One window of Dermochelys coriacea isolate rDerCor1 chromosome 22, rDerCor1.pri.v4, whole genome shotgun sequence genomic DNA carries:
- the LOC122457205 gene encoding uncharacterized protein LOC122457205, whose protein sequence is MQLLQKAGSPPVGDGIQAPGLGLCKMGPADDPDAFLGTFERVALGAGWDRTTWALRVAPYLAGEAQAASMTLSEEQARSYDTVKASVLDQVGLLDEKYCQRFWAAKRTGDLRPRALTQKLMDQTTRRLRAGAQTIEEVMDALVLEHFLQRLPERTRVWVRRHQPGTVEAAVKLTEDYVEAVSPRKEGHPYKDEDPGRKSRDTLNGKGLEKKRETNRGAPTGTRQLMCWQCGRVGHKKQDCPDMDCGFAEFCGWTNSGGQGKGRKLSTIPVRVGRRPQRGLVDSASACSLVRRLVKLQWIIPGAKINLGCILGDERQCPMAQVPFKVWGWFCWKQDRVVEGLPYPVVEGTDWDPWSRGKGDRARRPKVREGGDPLRKGEEVSEIENPRQQSLSQEGWEKEKEKEDREGVSAPGLSAEPVGPTEPSVGRSLEDEARILLEGSGESEALGA, encoded by the coding sequence ATGCAGCTCCTCCAGAAGGCGGGGAGTCCCCCGGTGGGGGATGGCATACAGGCACCCGGCTTGGGACTATGTAAAATGGGCCCGGCAGATGACCCCGATGCCTTTCTAGGTACTTTTGAGCGGGTAGCTCTGGGGGCAGGATGGGACAGGACAACCTGGGCTCTGCGGGTGGCTCCCTACCTGGCTGGCGAAGCCCAAGCGGCCTCTATGACCCTGAGTGAGGAACAGGCCAGGAGCTATGACACGGTAAAAGCATCTGTCCTAGACCAGGTAGGGCTGTTGGACGAAAAATATTGCCAGCGCTTCTGGGCAGCGAAGCGGACAGGGGATTTGAGGCCCCGGGCCTTAACCCAGAAATTAATGGACCAGACCACCAGACGGTTGAGAGCTGGCGCCCAGACCATAGAGGAGGTCATGGATGCGCTTGTCCTGGAACATTTTTTACAAAGGCTCCCCGAGAGGACAAGGGTATGGGTGAGACGGCACCAACCGGGCACGGTGGAGGCTGCGGTAAAGCTGACAGAGGACTATGTGGAGGCAGTCTCCCCCAGGAAGGAGGGGCACCCCTATAAGGACGAGGACCCTGGGAGAAAATCCAGGGACACCCTGAACGGGAAGGGTCTGGAGAAAAAGCGGGAGACCAACCGGGGAGCTCCCACTGGGACCAGGCAACTCATGTGCTGGCAGTGCGGGCGAGTGGGACATAAAAAGCAGGACTGCCCAGATATGGACTGCGGCTTTGCGGAATTTTGCGGGTGGACCAActctggagggcaggggaaggggcggaaaCTGTCCACCATTCctgtgagggtggggaggagacccCAGCGGGGTCTGGTGGACTCAGCCTCAGCCTGCTCTCTTGTCAGGAGGCTGGTGAAGTTGCAGTGGATAATCCCaggggccaaaataaatctgggaTGCATCCTTGGGGATGAGAGGCAGTGCCCAATGGCCCAGGTGCCCTTCAAGGTTTGGGGCTGGTTCTGTTGGAAACAGGACAGGGTGGTAGAGGGCCTGCCGTACCCAGTGGTGGAGGGCACTGACTGGGACCCATGGTCAAGAGGGAAAGGAGATCGGGCAAGGAGGCCCAAGGTGAGAGAAGGGGGAGACCCGttgaggaagggggaagaggtcTCGGAGATAGAAAACCCTAGACAACAGAGCCTGAGCCAGGAAGGgtgggagaaggaaaaggagaaagaagatAGGGAGGGAGTATCCGCCCCAGGGCTCTCAGCAGAGCCAGTGGGCCCAACAGAACCCTCTGTAGGCAGATCCCTGGAAGATGAAGCCCGAATCCTGCTTGAGGGGTCTGGGGAATCAGAGGCTCTGGGTGCCTAG